One Metamycoplasma canadense DNA segment encodes these proteins:
- a CDS encoding carbohydrate ABC transporter permease produces the protein MLLTSLKLRHKREKSALKSKQELMSKPYTTTNVWGKLFSWSFKIIILTFFSFLVILPFYFMIEQSLVDPRFYTDPGFKIAWWPFEYQKYLAAGKEFKGLLGTSLHWSNFLTSIKEGYLESLVFTASYTAISVFVRLFFVVTLGYALSMKNWRGKNIFFGLLLSLMVIPEITLISLQYTLVSKAEWIGAKNPLIIVAMIIPFATSIFNAYMYRNAFEAIPNSVKESSMLDGASGIKYFFNVAFPMVKATTWTVIILTALASWNSYTWPALLWDSAPGKTAGYYAPINLWLFTTGKYEVAEGQTQTILSVRMAATLLAIIPMIVVYFILRKRIMAAISRQGNATKG, from the coding sequence ATGCTATTAACAAGCTTAAAGTTGAGACACAAAAGAGAAAAATCAGCTTTAAAATCTAAGCAAGAGTTAATGAGTAAGCCATATACTACTACTAATGTATGGGGCAAACTATTTTCTTGATCATTTAAAATTATAATCTTAACATTTTTTAGTTTTTTAGTAATTCTTCCATTTTATTTTATGATTGAACAATCATTAGTTGATCCAAGATTTTATACAGACCCCGGATTCAAAATTGCTTGATGACCATTTGAATATCAAAAATACTTAGCAGCTGGTAAAGAGTTTAAAGGTCTTTTGGGAACTAGTTTACATTGATCAAACTTCTTAACTTCTATTAAAGAAGGGTATTTAGAATCATTAGTTTTTACTGCATCATATACAGCTATATCGGTTTTCGTTAGATTATTTTTTGTTGTTACTCTAGGATATGCTTTGTCAATGAAAAATTGAAGAGGAAAAAATATTTTCTTTGGTCTTCTATTATCATTAATGGTTATTCCAGAAATTACTCTTATTTCTTTACAATATACACTAGTATCTAAAGCTGAATGAATTGGAGCTAAAAATCCATTAATTATTGTTGCAATGATAATACCTTTTGCTACATCAATCTTTAATGCTTATATGTATAGAAATGCTTTTGAAGCCATTCCTAACTCAGTTAAAGAATCATCAATGTTAGATGGAGCAAGCGGCATTAAGTATTTCTTTAATGTTGCCTTTCCAATGGTTAAAGCAACCACGTGAACAGTTATTATTTTAACCGCTCTAGCTTCATGAAACTCATATACATGACCAGCATTACTATGAGATTCTGCACCTGGTAAAACAGCAGGTTACTATGCACCAATTAACTTATGATTATTTACTACTGGTAAATATGAAGTTGCTGAGGGTCAAACACAAACTATTTTATCAGTAAGAATGGCTGCTACATTGCTAGCAATTATTCCTATGATTGTTGTTTACTTCATTCTAAGAAAAAGAATTATGGCTGCTATTTCAAGACAAGGAAATGCAACAAAAGGATAA
- a CDS encoding IS30 family transposase encodes MNYTTKKYTHITKSDREAISNYLEINLSLRKIAEILQKSPSTISREIKRNLDKYGNYSPYYANIKAQRRHYHKYYFKFLNSKYSKFCEIFQKKFDKKFYGVKLTHKYIKDNFKIKIPCLKTIFNWIKSNKWNIKRSNLLRSYYKKGGKRTGSVIKRLVKSADFVFPIWTRPKSIDRREEFGHWEADLIIGKRATGYNNILTFTERKTRVGFAILIQSKNSMKVNATIKKLIEDNELIVKSITVDNGIEFEKIGILGKWLNTKIYKAEPYASFQRGSNEHWNGLIRREYKKGFDFNQITQEMLDEITKKINNMPREILNWKSANELFINANYYGLVW; translated from the coding sequence ATGAATTATACTACTAAAAAATATACGCACATAACAAAAAGTGATAGAGAAGCAATTTCAAATTATTTAGAGATAAATTTGTCTTTAAGAAAGATTGCAGAAATATTACAAAAGAGCCCTTCAACAATAAGTAGAGAAATTAAACGAAATTTAGATAAATATGGTAATTATTCGCCATATTATGCAAATATTAAAGCTCAACGGCGTCATTATCATAAATACTATTTTAAATTTTTGAATAGTAAATACAGTAAATTTTGTGAAATATTTCAAAAAAAATTTGATAAAAAATTTTATGGAGTAAAACTAACTCATAAATATATAAAAGATAATTTTAAAATTAAAATTCCTTGTTTAAAAACTATATTCAATTGAATAAAAAGCAATAAATGAAATATTAAAAGATCTAATTTATTACGTTCATACTATAAAAAAGGTGGTAAAAGAACAGGAAGTGTTATAAAAAGACTTGTTAAATCAGCAGATTTTGTTTTCCCTATTTGAACAAGACCCAAGTCAATTGACCGCCGTGAAGAATTCGGACATTGAGAAGCTGATCTAATTATTGGTAAAAGAGCTACGGGTTATAACAATATTTTAACTTTTACTGAAAGAAAAACAAGAGTTGGTTTTGCTATTTTAATACAAAGCAAAAATTCAATGAAAGTAAATGCTACAATAAAAAAACTTATTGAAGATAATGAATTGATTGTAAAATCAATAACTGTTGATAATGGTATTGAGTTTGAAAAAATAGGAATATTGGGAAAATGACTTAATACAAAAATATATAAAGCCGAGCCATATGCATCATTTCAACGAGGGTCTAATGAGCATTGAAATGGTCTTATTAGAAGAGAATATAAAAAAGGATTTGATTTTAATCAAATAACACAAGAAATGTTAGATGAAATTACTAAAAAAATAAATAATATGCCTCGTGAAATTTTAAATTGAAAATCAGCAAACGAATTATTTATAAATGCTAACTATTATGGTCTTGTTTGATAA
- a CDS encoding P68 family surface lipoprotein, giving the protein MKKINKVLLSISGLSAFSLPLLAISCGSPRWDQNYDGILKIATGFSETNEQGIALKTIVDEYNKWRESGTEEEKAQKQQEGHLKVEVNFLPNGYNTGPLTTKIGSKEQNTLWNIIINYPTAASILAQRKMNLALSNDEYEKLDIVDAFKNVNDDIGGNTSKEKWVVPMSRSSEMQSINKVVLGKFLKELSEIDGIKKDEQNMKKVKEYIDYYKSVAETDGKYVDEHWSSSKATNLEEAKEAIKKLDLTISDNIFKEYESLIKFAIAAKRLYPLDLAKPILGIDSLASVINVMNVAVTKGDKSKQYINPSPSHKINGGFDYESFIEEGTEQNKLFKSLLNVIFEGIKTGAVWIGGGGAYGSNLLTKHNMAISIGSTAGYSHTFIKSTENKTYNYLLTSDDKKEYLSTNDLVNILEKEKEDGVVLKFGQYKNKIYSSSYSKEVTGYNKKLSSKELEDKLLTNFKLNPNFKLVKGTFDEQEKNVSLTKDISFKLKDDIDNKIVNLGKIFENDDANYILIDKDLVKTEQLTSSQLLNEIDADWISTPLVKNLNNDKKSVFIQGPSLVLIHANEKEDKATKLFVKWLFDHKLSSITFIKNKNSKNFSNIKPIDAFNEYGNYISPTKSYFNNKEAIKKLNKANKIAFDNFKSIIDKPNEFQPAEDVSSSLSDKLRDAIGSGARKILNKVSRQQATTIDELVKIIIESFK; this is encoded by the coding sequence ATGAAAAAAATTAATAAGGTTTTATTGTCAATTAGTGGTTTATCGGCATTTAGTTTACCATTATTAGCAATTTCGTGTGGTAGCCCAAGATGAGATCAAAACTATGATGGTATTTTAAAAATTGCTACTGGTTTTTCAGAAACTAATGAACAAGGTATTGCCCTTAAAACAATAGTTGATGAATATAATAAATGGAGAGAAAGTGGAACTGAAGAAGAAAAAGCTCAAAAACAACAAGAAGGTCATTTAAAAGTTGAAGTTAATTTCTTGCCTAATGGTTATAATACAGGTCCATTAACAACTAAAATTGGATCTAAGGAACAAAATACGCTTTGAAATATAATAATTAATTATCCAACTGCCGCTTCTATTTTAGCACAAAGAAAAATGAATTTAGCCTTATCTAATGATGAATATGAAAAATTAGATATTGTTGATGCATTTAAAAATGTTAATGATGATATTGGAGGAAATACTTCGAAAGAAAAATGAGTTGTTCCAATGTCGCGTTCATCAGAAATGCAATCAATTAACAAAGTTGTTTTAGGGAAATTCTTAAAAGAACTAAGCGAAATTGATGGTATTAAAAAAGATGAACAAAATATGAAAAAAGTTAAAGAATATATTGATTATTATAAAAGTGTTGCAGAAACTGATGGTAAATATGTTGATGAACACTGAAGCTCTTCTAAAGCAACTAACTTAGAAGAAGCTAAAGAAGCAATTAAAAAACTTGATTTAACTATTTCAGATAATATTTTTAAAGAATATGAATCATTAATTAAATTTGCTATTGCAGCAAAAAGATTATATCCACTTGATTTAGCAAAACCAATATTAGGTATTGATTCATTAGCTAGTGTTATTAATGTTATGAATGTGGCTGTAACAAAAGGTGATAAATCAAAACAATATATTAATCCTTCACCTAGTCATAAAATTAATGGTGGATTTGATTATGAATCATTCATAGAAGAAGGCACAGAACAAAACAAATTATTTAAATCATTATTAAATGTAATATTTGAAGGTATTAAAACGGGTGCTGTTTGAATTGGTGGTGGTGGAGCTTACGGATCGAACCTATTGACTAAACACAATATGGCAATTTCTATTGGTTCAACTGCAGGTTATAGTCACACATTCATAAAAAGTACAGAAAATAAAACTTATAATTATTTATTGACTTCTGATGACAAAAAGGAATATTTGTCAACCAATGATTTAGTTAATATTCTTGAAAAAGAAAAAGAAGATGGTGTGGTTCTAAAATTTGGACAATATAAAAATAAAATTTATTCATCAAGTTATTCTAAAGAAGTTACAGGTTATAATAAAAAACTTTCCTCAAAAGAATTAGAAGATAAATTGTTAACTAATTTTAAATTAAATCCTAATTTTAAATTAGTTAAAGGTACATTTGATGAACAAGAAAAAAATGTTTCTTTAACAAAGGATATATCTTTTAAATTAAAGGATGATATAGATAATAAGATTGTAAATCTTGGTAAAATTTTCGAAAATGATGATGCAAACTATATTTTAATTGATAAAGATTTAGTAAAAACGGAACAATTAACATCAAGCCAATTATTAAATGAGATAGATGCTGATTGAATCAGTACTCCATTGGTAAAAAATTTAAATAATGATAAAAAATCAGTATTTATTCAAGGTCCTTCATTAGTATTAATTCATGCCAATGAAAAAGAAGATAAAGCAACAAAATTATTTGTTAAATGATTATTTGATCATAAATTATCATCTATTACATTTATTAAAAATAAAAATTCAAAGAATTTTTCTAATATTAAACCAATAGATGCGTTTAACGAATATGGTAATTATATTTCACCAACAAAATCATATTTTAATAATAAAGAAGCTATTAAAAAACTAAATAAAGCAAATAAAATTGCATTTGATAATTTTAAATCAATCATTGACAAACCTAACGAATTCCAACCAGCAGAAGATGTTTCTTCATCATTATCAGACAAATTAAGAGATGCTATTGGTTCAGGTGCGAGAAAAATTTTAAATAAGGTTAGCCGTCAACAAGCAACAACTATAGATGAATTAGTTAAAATAATTATTGAATCTTTTAAATAA
- the tsf gene encoding translation elongation factor Ts gives MSVDLKKIKELRERTNLGFLDVKNALEANDNDVEKSIDWLQEKGILKAAKKAGRIAAEGIVKAIVKDNEAVIFELNSETDFVSKNELFIELANKIGEALFLNNFETNEELLAIKIDGVSIEDHTSLLTAKIGEKISLRRALKFKANENQVVSGYTHANNRVATIVVAEGKNQEALRNVSMHITALNPSHLFEECLGSEELKSIHEKLDANPALANKPEKIQQSIKAGLLKKELNERGVLLYQPFVMDDSKTVGQYLVDSNLVLIDAKRFEVGEGIEKKTVDFAAEVAEQMAK, from the coding sequence ATGTCAGTTGATTTAAAGAAAATTAAAGAATTAAGAGAAAGAACAAATCTAGGATTCTTAGATGTTAAAAATGCTTTAGAAGCAAATGATAACGATGTTGAAAAATCAATCGATTGATTACAAGAAAAAGGTATTTTAAAAGCTGCTAAAAAAGCCGGAAGAATTGCTGCTGAAGGTATTGTTAAAGCAATTGTTAAAGATAATGAAGCTGTAATTTTTGAACTTAATTCAGAAACAGATTTTGTGTCAAAAAATGAATTATTTATTGAACTTGCAAATAAAATTGGTGAAGCATTATTTTTAAATAACTTTGAAACAAATGAAGAATTATTAGCTATTAAAATTGATGGTGTTTCAATTGAAGATCATACAAGTTTATTAACTGCTAAAATTGGTGAAAAGATTTCATTAAGAAGAGCATTAAAATTTAAAGCTAATGAAAATCAAGTTGTAAGTGGCTATACACATGCAAATAATAGAGTAGCAACAATTGTTGTGGCTGAAGGTAAAAATCAGGAAGCTTTAAGAAATGTATCAATGCATATTACTGCTTTAAATCCATCTCATTTATTTGAAGAATGCTTAGGATCGGAAGAATTAAAATCAATTCATGAAAAATTAGATGCAAATCCTGCATTAGCTAACAAACCTGAAAAAATTCAACAATCAATCAAAGCAGGATTGTTAAAAAAAGAACTAAATGAAAGAGGCGTTTTATTATATCAACCATTCGTTATGGATGATTCAAAAACAGTTGGACAATATTTAGTAGATTCAAATTTAGTATTAATTGATGCTAAGAGATTTGAGGTTGGCGAAGGAATTGAAAAGAAAACAGTCGATTTCGCTGCTGAAGTTGCTGAACAAATGGCAAAATAA
- a CDS encoding ATP-binding cassette domain-containing protein: protein MEKQKKELTQNDIHSFSKERYQAKKNVPAIEVKDLVIDFGESLAVDNASFAIEKGELVTLLGPSGSGKTTTLNAISGLLRPTSGKLFFSGVDVTKFSPQQRELGLVFQNYALYPHMTVYDNIAFPLMNDKHWKEETIEKSKLAQQKIFELILKHFNVNDEEISDLRTKLYHSIDNPKETRNYLTELTTDYNNIIDKELNDYNFIVTKKTALLSNLTKKVLKDIKQAQQKLKDDISTLKSNLEKQISLIEEEISKQQIRNEDNLKSINEINNLKLQYNEKISLLKIEFKEIKKNLKSEYVKTYNSTKIEYKEKVKLAKEELLNKIALQKQDKLRNEIKEIKARIKIVKKETETTYKNKVSQLFEPILVGKGLPINKFKKSLNELILLLPEKIQNEIRILGKDVLTIEEAIVRDVLDVAQRVEITKNLGKRPTQLSGGQQQRVAIARAIVKKPKILLLDEPLSNLDAKLRISTRKWIRSIQQELGITTVFVTHDQEEAMSISDKIICMSTARVQQIGAPMDLYLKPKNEFVAKFLGMPEMTIFETQVKDGYIYYANKKLIKAPNDYNKSTIDLGFRGESLIEDKDGIITGNIRLIEYLGKEIQAQIYIKEIDKIANVFLGAKTKYELGEEVKLKIKRDELYHIFDIDTKERI, encoded by the coding sequence ATGGAAAAACAAAAAAAAGAATTAACACAAAATGATATTCATAGTTTTTCTAAGGAACGTTATCAAGCAAAAAAAAATGTCCCCGCTATTGAAGTGAAAGACTTAGTTATAGATTTTGGTGAATCTCTAGCTGTAGATAATGCTTCTTTTGCCATTGAAAAAGGAGAGCTAGTAACTTTATTAGGTCCTTCTGGTTCCGGTAAAACAACAACACTTAATGCAATTTCGGGTTTATTGCGTCCAACAAGCGGAAAATTATTTTTTTCAGGTGTTGATGTAACTAAGTTTTCTCCGCAACAAAGAGAATTAGGTCTAGTCTTCCAAAATTATGCATTGTATCCACACATGACAGTATATGATAATATTGCATTTCCGTTAATGAATGACAAACATTGAAAAGAAGAAACTATTGAAAAATCAAAATTAGCTCAACAAAAAATATTTGAGTTAATTCTAAAACACTTTAATGTTAACGATGAAGAAATTTCTGATTTAAGAACTAAACTATATCATTCAATTGATAATCCAAAAGAAACAAGAAATTATCTAACTGAATTAACAACTGATTATAATAATATTATTGATAAAGAGTTAAATGATTATAACTTCATTGTTACTAAGAAAACAGCTTTATTATCTAATTTGACAAAAAAAGTTTTAAAAGATATTAAACAAGCTCAACAAAAATTAAAAGATGATATTAGTACTTTAAAATCTAATTTAGAAAAACAAATCTCTTTAATTGAAGAAGAAATTTCGAAACAACAAATACGTAATGAGGATAACTTAAAATCTATTAATGAAATTAATAATTTAAAACTTCAATATAATGAAAAAATTTCTTTACTAAAAATAGAATTTAAGGAAATTAAGAAAAACTTAAAATCTGAATATGTTAAAACTTATAATTCAACAAAAATTGAATATAAAGAAAAAGTAAAATTAGCAAAAGAAGAATTATTAAATAAAATTGCTTTACAAAAACAAGATAAATTAAGAAACGAAATTAAAGAAATTAAGGCTCGTATTAAAATAGTCAAAAAAGAAACCGAAACCACTTATAAAAATAAAGTATCTCAATTATTTGAACCAATTTTAGTCGGAAAAGGGTTGCCTATAAATAAATTTAAAAAATCTTTAAATGAATTAATTCTTTTATTACCTGAAAAAATACAAAATGAAATTAGAATTTTAGGGAAAGATGTTTTAACAATTGAAGAAGCTATTGTACGAGATGTTTTGGATGTTGCACAAAGGGTCGAAATTACTAAAAATTTAGGTAAAAGACCTACACAATTATCTGGTGGACAACAACAACGTGTTGCTATAGCAAGAGCTATTGTTAAAAAACCAAAAATTTTATTATTAGACGAACCATTATCTAATCTAGATGCTAAATTACGTATTTCAACAAGAAAATGAATACGTTCAATTCAACAAGAGTTAGGAATAACAACAGTTTTTGTTACTCACGATCAGGAAGAAGCTATGTCAATTAGTGACAAAATTATTTGTATGTCAACGGCTAGGGTTCAACAAATTGGCGCCCCAATGGATTTATATTTAAAACCTAAAAACGAATTTGTTGCTAAATTTTTAGGTATGCCTGAAATGACGATTTTTGAAACACAAGTCAAGGATGGTTATATCTATTATGCAAATAAAAAATTAATTAAGGCACCAAATGACTATAATAAATCAACAATTGATTTAGGATTTCGTGGTGAATCATTGATTGAAGATAAAGATGGAATTATTACTGGCAATATTAGATTAATTGAATATTTAGGAAAAGAAATTCAAGCTCAAATTTACATCAAGGAAATTGATAAAATCGCTAATGTTTTCTTAGGGGCTAAAACAAAATATGAACTTGGTGAAGAAGTTAAATTAAAAATTAAAAGAGATGAACTATACCATATATTTGATATTGACACTAAGGAAAGAATATAA
- a CDS encoding carbohydrate ABC transporter permease — protein sequence MNTYFWKKYRIKKTGEALSILNTRTPFWKPFILMLPSILVLLFMVIIPFILVIIGSFRFKVSFSEYGWSIKNYYKPKGIPVGIFNDPKFVTSIVNSLLYAIIALPIGLTISILISSAITLVVRRYARNFWQTVFFLPYMTGAIAVSLTFTALFGKSEEGAILPMLYGGGRWNPFIIILIRGIWGGLAFQVLILTTAMLSVNPDLYKSSAIDGAPGYKQFFKITLPSIQRTISFLFTIGIINGIKVFPLALYNNDATTAISENGGTLLIYIFQAVKFSDGSYGRAMAASVVLFILGVTISFTLKKSVSQIYKLKILLGERNAINKLKVETQKRKISFKI from the coding sequence ATGAATACATATTTTTGAAAGAAATATCGTATTAAGAAAACTGGTGAAGCATTAAGCATTTTAAATACTAGAACACCATTTTGGAAACCATTTATTTTAATGCTGCCCTCAATTTTAGTTTTATTATTTATGGTTATTATTCCATTTATACTTGTTATTATTGGATCATTTAGATTTAAAGTATCGTTTTCAGAATATGGATGATCAATCAAAAATTATTATAAGCCAAAAGGGATTCCTGTAGGTATATTTAACGATCCTAAATTTGTAACTTCTATTGTTAACTCATTATTGTATGCAATTATCGCATTACCAATTGGTTTAACAATATCTATTTTAATAAGTTCTGCAATTACACTAGTTGTAAGAAGATATGCTCGTAATTTTTGACAAACAGTATTCTTTTTACCATACATGACTGGAGCTATAGCGGTATCTTTAACCTTTACTGCTTTATTTGGTAAAAGTGAAGAAGGAGCTATATTACCGATGCTTTATGGTGGAGGAAGATGGAATCCATTTATCATAATTTTAATTAGAGGTATTTGAGGAGGATTAGCATTTCAAGTTTTAATTTTAACAACTGCAATGCTATCTGTAAATCCAGATTTATATAAATCATCAGCTATTGATGGAGCTCCCGGATATAAACAATTCTTTAAAATAACTTTACCATCAATTCAAAGAACAATTTCATTCTTATTTACAATAGGGATAATAAATGGTATTAAAGTTTTCCCATTAGCTTTATATAATAATGATGCAACAACTGCTATTTCAGAAAACGGTGGAACATTGTTAATTTACATTTTCCAAGCAGTTAAGTTTTCAGACGGTAGTTATGGAAGAGCTATGGCAGCATCTGTTGTATTATTTATTTTAGGTGTTACAATTTCATTCACACTTAAAAAATCAGTTTCACAAATCTATAAACTAAAAATATTATTAGGAGAAAGAAATGCTATTAACAAGCTTAAAGTTGAGACACAAAAGAGAAAAATCAGCTTTAAAATCTAA
- a CDS encoding dUTP diphosphatase: MFLFGLAYNIYYYEFKRNFWITKKIRYSFLENISKKDFRYFDTKIIIALLVELGEFANEIKAFKYWKKNKEIDRQKVLEEFADGIHFITSISYPLGINSTLFPIIKHKNFNLQLAYTYKLFTNLLNKKTKENVQKAYEAYLGLGKIVGIEEQDIINAYRQKNKKNYQRIENKY; encoded by the coding sequence TTGTTTTTATTTGGATTGGCATATAATATTTATTACTATGAATTTAAAAGAAATTTTTGAATCACAAAAAAAATTAGATATAGTTTTTTAGAAAATATTAGTAAAAAAGATTTTAGATACTTTGATACAAAAATAATAATAGCTTTACTAGTTGAATTAGGTGAATTTGCAAATGAAATAAAAGCTTTCAAATATTGAAAAAAAAATAAGGAAATTGATAGACAAAAAGTTTTAGAAGAATTCGCCGATGGAATTCATTTTATAACAAGTATTTCATATCCCTTAGGAATTAATAGCACCTTATTCCCAATTATTAAACATAAAAACTTTAATTTACAACTAGCTTACACATATAAATTATTTACCAATTTATTAAATAAAAAAACAAAAGAAAATGTTCAAAAGGCTTATGAAGCATATTTAGGTTTAGGTAAAATTGTCGGCATTGAAGAACAAGACATCATTAACGCTTATCGACAAAAAAATAAAAAAAATTATCAAAGAATTGAAAATAAATATTAA
- a CDS encoding thermonuclease family protein: protein MKIKKSLLFLTPFLLSVSVVSISCSIKSKEFYDDLELNDTFVINKSEYNKVGKIFDKKIQYKKIVNWETQEVKTVEETLWEFFSGIEGTVESIADGDTLTVKVDKQLSTNKGIPKKGQLVKVRIPLIDTLEQNTSDVKEREKKLSHLDWDYVKSIIPIGSKVRLISDNLSNNSYDRIVSYVFFGQNFEKNFSIEMLANGWTLPRIGKDEFKTFTFDFKKDLKSSVASYLIPFAAYAFNFGYTNKKGFYAKEGVNITLNNKEENIKFNYPQDLSNEYKSHGEDLMNDAYRFLYPFNIERNKRKIFLNKENNFYEFLRFVNKK from the coding sequence ATGAAAATAAAAAAATCATTATTATTTTTAACTCCATTTTTGTTATCTGTTTCAGTCGTTTCAATTTCTTGTTCTATTAAATCTAAAGAATTTTATGATGATTTGGAATTGAATGATACTTTTGTTATTAATAAATCTGAATATAATAAAGTAGGAAAGATTTTTGATAAAAAGATCCAATATAAAAAAATTGTTAATTGAGAAACCCAAGAAGTAAAAACTGTTGAAGAAACATTATGAGAATTTTTTTCTGGTATAGAAGGAACGGTTGAAAGTATTGCTGATGGCGATACACTAACTGTTAAAGTTGATAAACAACTGTCTACCAATAAAGGAATACCTAAAAAAGGTCAATTAGTAAAAGTTAGAATTCCATTAATTGATACTCTTGAACAAAATACTAGCGACGTTAAAGAACGAGAAAAAAAACTGTCACATTTAGATTGAGATTATGTAAAATCAATAATACCAATCGGTTCAAAAGTTAGATTAATATCTGATAATTTATCTAACAATTCTTATGATAGAATCGTTTCGTATGTATTTTTTGGTCAAAATTTTGAGAAAAATTTTAGCATCGAAATGTTAGCGAATGGTTGAACTCTACCAAGAATTGGAAAAGACGAATTTAAAACTTTTACATTTGATTTTAAAAAAGATTTAAAATCTTCTGTTGCATCGTATTTAATACCTTTTGCTGCATATGCTTTTAATTTTGGGTATACAAATAAAAAAGGTTTTTATGCAAAAGAAGGAGTTAATATTACTCTTAATAATAAAGAAGAAAATATTAAATTTAATTATCCTCAAGATTTATCTAATGAGTATAAATCGCATGGGGAAGATTTAATGAACGATGCATATCGCTTTCTATACCCATTTAATATAGAAAGAAATAAAAGAAAAATTTTTTTAAATAAAGAAAATAATTTTTACGAATTTTTAAGATTTGTAAATAAAAAATAA